The proteins below come from a single Corvus hawaiiensis isolate bCorHaw1 chromosome 20, bCorHaw1.pri.cur, whole genome shotgun sequence genomic window:
- the TBL2 gene encoding transducin beta-like protein 2 isoform X1, translated as MEAAAALGGSGLPGALIVLILLVLVLLLAAVLHRSAPRETPVAPQDGPRANGHARPEEPRKAKPAARARREKQRQHSFAHRLLVAALKGHSSPVTCLDFSSNGKYLASCSEDRTVRLWSTRDLAGREHRCLRANVGLDHAELVRLSPDSRVAVEPTQGENLVPLAFIVWLANAETIRVYKMTKKDDGSFTFTATSGDFPKKHKAPVINIGIAETGKFIMTASSDTTILIWSPKGEVLASINTNQMNNAYATVSPCGRFVASCGFTPDVKVWEVCFGKNGDFREVTRAFELKGHTAGVQSFSFSNDSRRMATVSKDGTWKFWDTDVEYKKQQDPYLLLTGQCAVLEPCRIALSPDSRTVAVAGGTDIVVYNTRHGEEEERFLGVHSHRIADLAFDTTGRYLVSCGDRAICVFHNTAGHRAVVEEMEAILKKTGNKATRERLEQQISSARKALAAIYGKKH; from the exons ATGGAGGCAGCGGCGGCGCTGGGTGGGTCGGGGCTGCCGGGCGCCCTTATCgtcctcatcctcctcgtccttgtcctgctgctggcgGCCGTGCTGCATCGCTCCGCTCCGCGGGAGACCCCCGTCGCCCCGCAGGACG GGCCCAGGGCGAACGGGCATGCTAGGCCGGAGGAGCCTCGGAAGGCGAAGCCGGCGGCGAGGGCTCGCAGGGAGAAGCAGCGGCAGCACAGCTTCGCACACCGGCTGCTGGTAGCTGCCCTAAAG GGCCACAGCAGCCCGGTCACCTGCCTGGACTTCAGCAGCAACGGCAAGTACCTGGCGTCATGCTCTGAGGACCGCACGGTGCGGCTGTGGAGCACCCGGGACCTGGCGGGGCGGGAGCACCGCTGCCTGCGCGCCAACGTGGGGCTGGACCACGCCGAGCTCGTCCGCCTCAGCCCCGACTCACG TGTTGCAGTCGAGCCAACACAGGGAGAGAACTTGGTGccctt GGCTTTCATTGTCTGGCTGGCCAATGCTGAGACTATTCGTGTCTACAAGATGACCAAGAAGGATGATGGCAGCTTCACCTTCACTGCAACTTCTGGGGACTTCCCAAAGAAGCACAAGGCTCCTGTCATTAACATAGGGATTGCAGAGACAG ggaaGTTTATCATGACAGCTTCCAGTGACACCACCATCCTGATCTGGAGCCCAAAGGGAGAAGTCCTGGCCAGCATTAACACAAACCAGATGAACAATGCCTATGCCACAGTTTCACCCTGTGGAAG GTTTGTGGCATCCTGTGGCTTTACCCCCGATGTGAAGGTGTGGGAGGTGTGTTTTGGCAAGAACGGAGACTTCAGGGAGGTGACCAGGGCTTTTGAGTTGAAAGGCCACACTGCTGGTGTAcaatccttttccttctccaacgACTCAAGGAG GATGGCGACCGTGTCAAAGGATGGCACGTGGAAATTCTGGGACACAGATGTGGAGTACAAGAAGCAGCAGGACCCATACCTGCTTCTGACAGGGCAGTGTGCAGTGCTGGAGCCGTGCCGCATTGCCCTGTCCCCTGACAGCCGCACGGTTGCTGTGGCAGGCGGCACAGACATCGTGGTGTACAACACACGGCAcggcgaggaggaggagcgtTTTCTTGGCGTGCACAGCCACCGTATCGCTGACCTTGCCTTTGACACGACCGGCCGCTATCTCGTGTCCTGTGGGGACCGTGCTATCTGTGTCTTCCACAACACTGCCGGGCACCGCGCTGTGGTGGAGGAGATGGAGGCCATCCTGAAAAAAACTGGGAACAAAGCCACGcgggagaggctggagcagcagatctcCAGCGCTCGCAAAGCGCTGGCTGCCATCTATGGCAAGAAGCACTAA
- the TBL2 gene encoding transducin beta-like protein 2 isoform X2 — protein sequence MEAAAALGGSGLPGALIVLILLVLVLLLAAVLHRSAPRETPVAPQDGPRANGHARPEEPRKAKPAARARREKQRQHSFAHRLLVAALKGHSSPVTCLDFSSNGKYLASCSEDRTVRLWSTRDLAGREHRCLRANVGLDHAELVRLSPDSRAFIVWLANAETIRVYKMTKKDDGSFTFTATSGDFPKKHKAPVINIGIAETGKFIMTASSDTTILIWSPKGEVLASINTNQMNNAYATVSPCGRFVASCGFTPDVKVWEVCFGKNGDFREVTRAFELKGHTAGVQSFSFSNDSRRMATVSKDGTWKFWDTDVEYKKQQDPYLLLTGQCAVLEPCRIALSPDSRTVAVAGGTDIVVYNTRHGEEEERFLGVHSHRIADLAFDTTGRYLVSCGDRAICVFHNTAGHRAVVEEMEAILKKTGNKATRERLEQQISSARKALAAIYGKKH from the exons ATGGAGGCAGCGGCGGCGCTGGGTGGGTCGGGGCTGCCGGGCGCCCTTATCgtcctcatcctcctcgtccttgtcctgctgctggcgGCCGTGCTGCATCGCTCCGCTCCGCGGGAGACCCCCGTCGCCCCGCAGGACG GGCCCAGGGCGAACGGGCATGCTAGGCCGGAGGAGCCTCGGAAGGCGAAGCCGGCGGCGAGGGCTCGCAGGGAGAAGCAGCGGCAGCACAGCTTCGCACACCGGCTGCTGGTAGCTGCCCTAAAG GGCCACAGCAGCCCGGTCACCTGCCTGGACTTCAGCAGCAACGGCAAGTACCTGGCGTCATGCTCTGAGGACCGCACGGTGCGGCTGTGGAGCACCCGGGACCTGGCGGGGCGGGAGCACCGCTGCCTGCGCGCCAACGTGGGGCTGGACCACGCCGAGCTCGTCCGCCTCAGCCCCGACTCACG GGCTTTCATTGTCTGGCTGGCCAATGCTGAGACTATTCGTGTCTACAAGATGACCAAGAAGGATGATGGCAGCTTCACCTTCACTGCAACTTCTGGGGACTTCCCAAAGAAGCACAAGGCTCCTGTCATTAACATAGGGATTGCAGAGACAG ggaaGTTTATCATGACAGCTTCCAGTGACACCACCATCCTGATCTGGAGCCCAAAGGGAGAAGTCCTGGCCAGCATTAACACAAACCAGATGAACAATGCCTATGCCACAGTTTCACCCTGTGGAAG GTTTGTGGCATCCTGTGGCTTTACCCCCGATGTGAAGGTGTGGGAGGTGTGTTTTGGCAAGAACGGAGACTTCAGGGAGGTGACCAGGGCTTTTGAGTTGAAAGGCCACACTGCTGGTGTAcaatccttttccttctccaacgACTCAAGGAG GATGGCGACCGTGTCAAAGGATGGCACGTGGAAATTCTGGGACACAGATGTGGAGTACAAGAAGCAGCAGGACCCATACCTGCTTCTGACAGGGCAGTGTGCAGTGCTGGAGCCGTGCCGCATTGCCCTGTCCCCTGACAGCCGCACGGTTGCTGTGGCAGGCGGCACAGACATCGTGGTGTACAACACACGGCAcggcgaggaggaggagcgtTTTCTTGGCGTGCACAGCCACCGTATCGCTGACCTTGCCTTTGACACGACCGGCCGCTATCTCGTGTCCTGTGGGGACCGTGCTATCTGTGTCTTCCACAACACTGCCGGGCACCGCGCTGTGGTGGAGGAGATGGAGGCCATCCTGAAAAAAACTGGGAACAAAGCCACGcgggagaggctggagcagcagatctcCAGCGCTCGCAAAGCGCTGGCTGCCATCTATGGCAAGAAGCACTAA
- the TBL2 gene encoding transducin beta-like protein 2 isoform X3 has product MTKKDDGSFTFTATSGDFPKKHKAPVINIGIAETGKFIMTASSDTTILIWSPKGEVLASINTNQMNNAYATVSPCGRFVASCGFTPDVKVWEVCFGKNGDFREVTRAFELKGHTAGVQSFSFSNDSRRMATVSKDGTWKFWDTDVEYKKQQDPYLLLTGQCAVLEPCRIALSPDSRTVAVAGGTDIVVYNTRHGEEEERFLGVHSHRIADLAFDTTGRYLVSCGDRAICVFHNTAGHRAVVEEMEAILKKTGNKATRERLEQQISSARKALAAIYGKKH; this is encoded by the exons ATGACCAAGAAGGATGATGGCAGCTTCACCTTCACTGCAACTTCTGGGGACTTCCCAAAGAAGCACAAGGCTCCTGTCATTAACATAGGGATTGCAGAGACAG ggaaGTTTATCATGACAGCTTCCAGTGACACCACCATCCTGATCTGGAGCCCAAAGGGAGAAGTCCTGGCCAGCATTAACACAAACCAGATGAACAATGCCTATGCCACAGTTTCACCCTGTGGAAG GTTTGTGGCATCCTGTGGCTTTACCCCCGATGTGAAGGTGTGGGAGGTGTGTTTTGGCAAGAACGGAGACTTCAGGGAGGTGACCAGGGCTTTTGAGTTGAAAGGCCACACTGCTGGTGTAcaatccttttccttctccaacgACTCAAGGAG GATGGCGACCGTGTCAAAGGATGGCACGTGGAAATTCTGGGACACAGATGTGGAGTACAAGAAGCAGCAGGACCCATACCTGCTTCTGACAGGGCAGTGTGCAGTGCTGGAGCCGTGCCGCATTGCCCTGTCCCCTGACAGCCGCACGGTTGCTGTGGCAGGCGGCACAGACATCGTGGTGTACAACACACGGCAcggcgaggaggaggagcgtTTTCTTGGCGTGCACAGCCACCGTATCGCTGACCTTGCCTTTGACACGACCGGCCGCTATCTCGTGTCCTGTGGGGACCGTGCTATCTGTGTCTTCCACAACACTGCCGGGCACCGCGCTGTGGTGGAGGAGATGGAGGCCATCCTGAAAAAAACTGGGAACAAAGCCACGcgggagaggctggagcagcagatctcCAGCGCTCGCAAAGCGCTGGCTGCCATCTATGGCAAGAAGCACTAA
- the BCL7B gene encoding B-cell CLL/lymphoma 7 protein family member B isoform X1, with product MSGRSVRAETRSRAKDDIKKVMAAIERVRRWEKKWVTVGDTSLRIFKWVPVADSKEKEKSKSSSSTVREPNGFPADTSANSSLLLEFQGAVSADENSNQSSLSDVYQLKVDSSPNSSPSPQQSESMSPAHTSDFRTDDSQPPTLGQETLEEPSLPSSEVADEPPTLTKEEPVPLETQVTEEEEDSGAPPLKRFCADQNSVCHTASES from the exons ATGTCGGGGCGCTCGGTGCGGGCCGAGACCCGCAGCCGCGCCAAGGATGACATCAAGAAGGTGATGGCAGCCATCGAGCGCGTCCGCAGATG GGAGAAGAAGTGGGTGACGGTGGGCGATACGTCCCTGCGGATATTCAAGTGGGTGCCGGTGGCGGACAGTAAGGAG AAAGAGAAATCCAAATCAAGTAGCAGCACCGTCCGAGAACCCAATGGCTTCCCAGCTGACACCTCTGCCAACTCCTCCCTCCTTCTGGAATTCCAAG GTGCTGTTTCTGCAGATGAGAACAGCAACCAGAGCTCCCTGTCTGATGTGTACCAGCTCAAGGTGGACAGCAGCCCCAACTCCAGCCCCAGTCCCCAGCAGAGCGAGTCCATGAGTCCTGCCCACACGTCTGACTTCCGCACGGACGACTCGCAGCCTCCCACCCTGGGGCAGGAGACTCTGGAag AgccctccctgccttcctcGGAAGTGGCAGATGAGCCTCCCACTCTCACAAAGGAAGAGCCAGTCCCCCTTGAGACTCAG GTAactgaagaggaggaggactcCGGTGCGCCGCCTCTGAAGAGATTTTGTGCTGACCAGAACTCTGTGTGCCACACGGCCTCGGAGAGCTAA
- the BCL7B gene encoding B-cell CLL/lymphoma 7 protein family member B isoform X2, whose translation MSGRSVRAETRSRAKDDIKKVMAAIERVRRWEKKWVTVGDTSLRIFKWVPVADSKEKEKSKSSSSTVREPNGFPADTSANSSLLLEFQDENSNQSSLSDVYQLKVDSSPNSSPSPQQSESMSPAHTSDFRTDDSQPPTLGQETLEEPSLPSSEVADEPPTLTKEEPVPLETQVTEEEEDSGAPPLKRFCADQNSVCHTASES comes from the exons ATGTCGGGGCGCTCGGTGCGGGCCGAGACCCGCAGCCGCGCCAAGGATGACATCAAGAAGGTGATGGCAGCCATCGAGCGCGTCCGCAGATG GGAGAAGAAGTGGGTGACGGTGGGCGATACGTCCCTGCGGATATTCAAGTGGGTGCCGGTGGCGGACAGTAAGGAG AAAGAGAAATCCAAATCAAGTAGCAGCACCGTCCGAGAACCCAATGGCTTCCCAGCTGACACCTCTGCCAACTCCTCCCTCCTTCTGGAATTCCAAG ATGAGAACAGCAACCAGAGCTCCCTGTCTGATGTGTACCAGCTCAAGGTGGACAGCAGCCCCAACTCCAGCCCCAGTCCCCAGCAGAGCGAGTCCATGAGTCCTGCCCACACGTCTGACTTCCGCACGGACGACTCGCAGCCTCCCACCCTGGGGCAGGAGACTCTGGAag AgccctccctgccttcctcGGAAGTGGCAGATGAGCCTCCCACTCTCACAAAGGAAGAGCCAGTCCCCCTTGAGACTCAG GTAactgaagaggaggaggactcCGGTGCGCCGCCTCTGAAGAGATTTTGTGCTGACCAGAACTCTGTGTGCCACACGGCCTCGGAGAGCTAA
- the BCL7B gene encoding B-cell CLL/lymphoma 7 protein family member B isoform X3, which produces MTSRREKKWVTVGDTSLRIFKWVPVADSKEKEKSKSSSSTVREPNGFPADTSANSSLLLEFQGAVSADENSNQSSLSDVYQLKVDSSPNSSPSPQQSESMSPAHTSDFRTDDSQPPTLGQETLEEPSLPSSEVADEPPTLTKEEPVPLETQVTEEEEDSGAPPLKRFCADQNSVCHTASES; this is translated from the exons ATGACATCAAGAAG GGAGAAGAAGTGGGTGACGGTGGGCGATACGTCCCTGCGGATATTCAAGTGGGTGCCGGTGGCGGACAGTAAGGAG AAAGAGAAATCCAAATCAAGTAGCAGCACCGTCCGAGAACCCAATGGCTTCCCAGCTGACACCTCTGCCAACTCCTCCCTCCTTCTGGAATTCCAAG GTGCTGTTTCTGCAGATGAGAACAGCAACCAGAGCTCCCTGTCTGATGTGTACCAGCTCAAGGTGGACAGCAGCCCCAACTCCAGCCCCAGTCCCCAGCAGAGCGAGTCCATGAGTCCTGCCCACACGTCTGACTTCCGCACGGACGACTCGCAGCCTCCCACCCTGGGGCAGGAGACTCTGGAag AgccctccctgccttcctcGGAAGTGGCAGATGAGCCTCCCACTCTCACAAAGGAAGAGCCAGTCCCCCTTGAGACTCAG GTAactgaagaggaggaggactcCGGTGCGCCGCCTCTGAAGAGATTTTGTGCTGACCAGAACTCTGTGTGCCACACGGCCTCGGAGAGCTAA